A portion of the Bombus terrestris chromosome 3, iyBomTerr1.2, whole genome shotgun sequence genome contains these proteins:
- the LOC105667144 gene encoding uncharacterized protein LOC105667144, whose product MDHEKYYDRKSDGSYVVHFLNKKGLNLQEVNERFSAFGKVLSVDDHGKANALCFIRYETVEDAIKCIDGFKNNKSIKILPHVHKVNNTNGKRLSRINTRGKILQSKKKRSSNQDSSRHCFEKSNLNNNFSLTKQFQDTETDCHSSSNILKSLSNNSNFKNDKVDDKDSVDRASPKQISSSKHISRFIDLQKIISNSLISSGVTNGNVKESKKIFDETEIPALMPIDQKYRVQNDKVVPSSTKIIPAKEVIIANINPSLSIHYILHLFNKFNPIAASSMMLIPKTDISYCYVYYETYNEAYASMKEFDMYHLHGRKLIVLTTEELMKEISLL is encoded by the coding sequence atggaTCATGAAAAGTATTACGACAGAAAATCAGATGGAAGCTATGTTGtacattttcttaataaaaaaggattaaatttgcAAGAGGTTAATGAAAGGTTTTCTGCTTTTGGCAAAGTTTTATCTGTGGATGATCACGGAAAAGCTAATGCATTATGTTTTATAAGATATGAAACAGTTGAAGATGCGATAAAATGCATTGACGgctttaaaaataacaaatctaTCAAGATTTTGCCACATGTACATAAAGTAAATAATACTAATGGGAAGCGTTTGAGCCGTATCAATACTAGAGGCAAGATATtgcaaagtaaaaaaaaaagatcatcTAATCAAGATTCTTCTAGACATTGCTTTGAGAAAAGTAATCTCAATAATAATTTCTCACTAACAAAACAGTTTCAAGACACAGAAACAGACTGCCATTCTagttcaaatatattaaaatcattatCTAACAATAGCAACTTTAAGAATGATAAAGTAGATGATAAAGACAGCGTTGACCGTGCTTCTCCTAAACAAATATCATCTTCAAAACATATTTCAAGATTTATAGACCTAcagaaaattatatcaaataGTTTAATTTCATCAGGAGTTACTAATGGAAATGTAAAAGAatcaaaaaaaatatttgatgaaaCAGAGATTCCAGCTTTGATGCCTATTGATCAAAAATATAGGGTACAAAATGATAAAGTCGTTCCATCATCCACAAAAATTATTCCAGCAAAAGAAGTAATCATAGCTAATATCAATCCAAGTTTaagtatacattatatattacatcTTTTTAACAAGTTTAATCCTATAGCAGCATCATCTATGATGCTAATACCAAAAACTGATATATCATACTGTTATGTTTATTATGAAACATATAATGAAGCATATGCTTCTATGAAAGAATTTGACATGTATCATTTACATGGAAGGAAGCTGATTGTTTTAACAACAGAAGAACTGATGAAAGAGATctctttgttataa
- the LOC100648238 gene encoding surfeit locus protein 6 homolog, whose amino-acid sequence MQLKMSKPFNQNAVKQLLLQENEFISNIFSKMPLPMSELVSDDKSKLVTHKNKNMPKDNILPNLSGKKKRAQTFEELHAKLEGLKNVKRLGYKEKQLKKNLKTRIKKMTKRKERIMQKKQVKIEQNGNTLSNIKEEDSEVPKVPRPKPVFNSEGKMVFSKFDFSDLGTRKKLPKKDAKKMLLELKQKKEKLKAMEQSGEKERVEEIKEKDAWQSALAKAGGEKVKNDVDLLKRTLKRKENKKRQSAKKWESRLDNVQKGIREKQEKRQDNIMKRKKEKKMHKLKKAAKKGRIIPGF is encoded by the exons ATGCAATTAAAAATGTCAAAACCATTTAATCAAAATGCTGTGAAGCAATTATTGCTGCAAGAAAATGAGtttatttcgaatatattttcaaaaatgccATTGCCTATGTCTGAATTAG TTTCAGATGACAAGAGTAAATTAGTTACACACAAGAATAAGAATATGCCAAAAG ataatattttaccaaatttaagtggaaagaaaaagagggcaCAAACATTTGAGGAGTTACATGCTAAATTGGAGGGATTAAAGAATGTTAAACGATTGGGATATAAAGAAaagcaattaaaaaagaatttgaaaaccagaattaaaaaaatgacaaaaaggaaagaacggaTAATGCAAAAGAAACAAGTAAAAATAGAGCAAAATGGGAATACTTTGTCtaacataaaagaagaagatagcGAAGTACCAAAGGTTCCAAGACCAAAGCCTGTGTTTAATTCAGAAGGCAAAATGGTATTTagtaaatttgatttttctgaCCTTGGAACAAGAAAAAAGCTGCCTAAAAAGGATGCAAAAAAGATGTTACTAGAGTTGAAACAAAAAAAGGAGAAGTTAAAAGCAATGGAACAATCAGGTGAAAAAGAAAGAGtagaagaaattaaagaaaaggaTGCATGGCAGTCTGCCCTGGCAAAAGCTGGTGGTGAGAAG GTGAAAAATGATGTAGATTTACTTAAGCGAacattaaaaaggaaagaaaataaaaaaagacagAGTGCTAAAAAATGGGAATCTAGGTTAGACAATGTACAGAAAGGAATTcgagaaaaacaagaaaaacgaCAGGATAACATtatgaagagaaagaaagagaaaaagatgcataaattaaaaaaagcgGCTAAAAAGGGAAGGATTATACCCGGATTTTAA